The genomic segment ATTTATTCCTATTTTAATCGAATATACTTTAGTGTAGGATTTGCAGATTCAATAATGGTTGCATCACTTGGTGAGGCTGCAATTTCAGGAGTTTCTCTAGTTGATTTTTTAATGCAAATCCTTATTTTTTCATTTTCTGCTCTTGCAACAGGTGGTGCAGTAGTAGCAGGACAATACTTGGGAAATAAACAAATTGACCATGCTCGTCAGTCTGTTACTAAGCTATTCTGGTTTTCAACAATTGTATCTATTGTAATAATGGTCGTTGTTATTATTTTAAGACAATATATGGTTGGATTGCTGTTTGGTCAAATTGAAGCTGACGTTTGGATGAATGCAGATAAATACTTGTTTGTTGTTGCTTTATCAATTCCATTTATAGCCATTTACAATGCGGCAGCAGCAATATTTAGAACAACAAACAATGCTTATTTACCAATGAAAATACTTCTTGTTTGCGATATATTGAATCTGATTGGTAATGCATTTTGCATTTACTATTTGGGATGGGATGTTTTAGGTGTTGCAATTCCAACAGTAATTTCAAGAGCATTAGCTGCTTTGGTACTGTTATATTTTGCAGTTGATAAAAACTATAAACTGCATATTAAAAGAACTTTAAGGTATAAATTTG from the Methanobrevibacter sp. genome contains:
- a CDS encoding MATE family efflux transporter, giving the protein MVASLGEAAISGVSLVDFLMQILIFSFSALATGGAVVAGQYLGNKQIDHARQSVTKLFWFSTIVSIVIMVVVIILRQYMVGLLFGQIEADVWMNADKYLFVVALSIPFIAIYNAAAAIFRTTNNAYLPMKILLVCDILNLIGNAFCIYYLGWDVLGVAIPTVISRALAALVLLYFAVDKNYKLHIKRTLRYKFDSIMLKKVLQVGIPYGIENGLFQVGKVFVLSLISTFRTVSIAANSVGHAIAVFSVLPGFVINLE